AAGGCGATCTCCCCGGAAGGCCCCACCAGCTCGCTCTGGATCGTCGGTGTCCTCGTGCTCTCGGGCATCCTCGGGCTGATGGTGGTGCTGCCGATCGGCGGCGCCGACATGCCCGTCGTGATCTCACTGCTCAACGCACTGACCGGTCTCTCTGCTGCCGCAGCAGGTTTGGCGCTCGACAACCAGGCCATGATCGTGGCCGGCATGATCGTCGGCGCCTCGGGCACCATCTTGACCAACCTCATGGCGAAGGCCATGAACCGGTCCATCCCGGCGATCGTTGCCGGCGGCTTCGGTGGCGGCGGCGGAGAAGCCGCATCCTCCGACGGTGTCGTGCGCACCGCGAAGGCCACCTCGGCAGCCGATGCCGCTATCCAGATGGCGTACGCCAATCAGGTGATCGTGGTTCCCGGTTACGGTTTGGCTGTGGCGCAGGCTCAGCACGCTGTCAAGGACATGGCGAAGTTGCTCGAGTCGAAGGGCGTCGAGGTCAAGTACGCGATCCATCCCGTTGCCGGTCGCATGCCCGGTCACATGAATGTTCTTCTCGCCGAGGCGGATGTCTCGTACGACGCGATGAAGGAAATGGACGACATCAACGACGAGTTCTCCCGCACCGACGTCACACTGGTGATCGGCGCGAACGATGTCACCAACCCGTCGGCACGCAACGATCCGAACTCGCCGATTCACGGGATGCCGATCCTGAACGTCGATCAGTCGAAGTCCGTGATCGTGCTCAAGCGTTCGATGAACTCCGGCTTCGCCGGCATCGACAACCCGCTGTTCTTCGCCGAGGGCACCTCGATGCTCTTCGGTGACGCGAAGAAGTCCGTCGCCGAGGTCACGGAAGAGCTCAAGGCTCTGTAACCTGGAAGACCCTGCACGAAAAAGGCACCTACTCGCAATCGCGAGTAGGTGCCTTTTGGCGTCAGAGCTGAATGCTCCGATCCCGGGAGAATGCAATGGCTGCCGTATCCGGGCGTGCCGCTTCACGTTTCGCGGCGACGGGCGAGTGCTCCATCAGAATGGCTGCTACACAACCCCAGGCCGCCGCGACCAGAAGACCCGCAACCACGCCGAAAATTCCGCTCATTTCGGTGGCGACCACACTGACCGCGACCACGGCAACTCCGGAGATGCCCAGTCCGACAATGACGGGTCGCCACCGCGGCGCCGAGATCAGAACTGCCGAGCCGTACAGGGCTGCCGCCGCAACGACATGTCCACTGGGAAGCAACGCCGTCGGCGCATCCGTGAGCCATGAACCCAGTGCGGCACTGGTCAGGTTTGCGCCCACTCCGAGCATGAGTATGGCGCCGATACCGTAAGGCAAGGTGCGGATCATCGAAACCGCGGCGAGAGCCGCGGTGACCGTCAATACCGCAGTGACGTCGACGAAGACGACGATCTGCTCGGCAATG
The nucleotide sequence above comes from Rhodococcus sp. KBS0724. Encoded proteins:
- a CDS encoding NAD(P)(+) transhydrogenase (Re/Si-specific) subunit beta, giving the protein MEYLVNGLYILAFSMFIYGLMGLTGPKTAVRGNQIAAVGMLIAVIATLISIRDAEMGNWILIAAGLIIGVVLGVPPALRTKMTAMPQLVALFNGVGGGTVALIAYAEFLDSDGFTAFKHGESPTVHIVIASLCAAVIGSISFWGSVIAFLKLQETLPGRPIGIGKLQQPLNALLLIAAVAFSVIIGIKAISPEGPTSSLWIVGVLVLSGILGLMVVLPIGGADMPVVISLLNALTGLSAAAAGLALDNQAMIVAGMIVGASGTILTNLMAKAMNRSIPAIVAGGFGGGGGEAASSDGVVRTAKATSAADAAIQMAYANQVIVVPGYGLAVAQAQHAVKDMAKLLESKGVEVKYAIHPVAGRMPGHMNVLLAEADVSYDAMKEMDDINDEFSRTDVTLVIGANDVTNPSARNDPNSPIHGMPILNVDQSKSVIVLKRSMNSGFAGIDNPLFFAEGTSMLFGDAKKSVAEVTEELKAL